From the genome of Carassius gibelio isolate Cgi1373 ecotype wild population from Czech Republic chromosome A16, carGib1.2-hapl.c, whole genome shotgun sequence, one region includes:
- the LOC128031147 gene encoding palmitoyltransferase ZDHHC18-A isoform X2 — MKNCEYRQIDLRALTTSTTRTSTDKTLQRVRRKWEVFPGKNRFYCDGRIMLARQCGVLPLTIVLIFMTSGLFFRFDCPFLVHHLTVFIPVIGGVLFLFVVITLLQTSLTDPGILPRALPDEAADIEKQIDNSRSSTYRPPPRTKEILINDQVVKLKYCFTCKMFRPPRTSHCSLCDNCVERFDHHCPWVGNCVGKRNYRFFYAFIVSLSFLTSFIFGCVITHLTLRSQRVNGIIQAIKESPASVVELVICFFSIWSILGLSGFHTYLVASNLTTNEDIKGSWSSKRGEESGNPYTYNNIFTNCCVVLCGPMQPSLIDRRGFLPPDDAPPIVTSDTELPYFMAKKDTNMCTQGTKELLESVAHSAVIQSTCTPGTPKTTPVTQESLPSTFSITVSPSSKSPSAGCSIDVPCSQRGNKQAALHNHKTMLRVSSPPFSLGHSPIILSDAPDMGFIPLN; from the exons atgaaaaactgtgAGTATCGACAAATAGACCTACGAGCGCTCACAACATCGACCACCCGGACCTCCACCGACAAAACCTTGCAGCGTGTACGGAGGAAATGGGAGGTTTTCCCTGGAAAAAACCGCTTCTACTGTGATGGGCGTATTATGTTGGCCAGGCAGTGTGGTGTGCTCCCGCTGACCATCGTCCTTATTTTCATGACCAGTGGCCTTTTCTTCAGATTTGA TTGCCCCTTTCTGGTGCATCACCTCACGGTCTTCATTCCAGTTATTGGTGgggtgttatttttatttgtcgtCATCACCCTCCTTCAAACCAGTTTGACAGACCCAGGGATTTTACCCAGGGCTTTGCCGGATGAGGCTGCAGACATTGAGAAGCAGATTG ATAATTCTAGATCTTCAACATACCGTCCACCTCCCCGCACTAAGGAGATCCTAATAAATGACCAGGTGGTCAAGCTTAAATACTGCTTCACATGCAAGATGTTTCGTCCGCCTCGGACATCCCATTGCAGCCTGTGTGACAACTGTGTTG AGCGGTTCGACCATCATTGTCCTTGGGTGGGGAACTGTGTTGGGAAGAGAAACTATCGTTTTTTTTACGCATTCATAGTGTCACTATCCTTTCTGACCTCCTTTATCTTTGGCTGTGTGATTACTCACCTCACATTAA GATCACAAAGAGTTAATGGTATCATCCAGGCAATAAAGGAGAGCCCGGCCAG TGTTGTCGAGCTAGTCatttgttttttctccatctgGTCCATTCTGGGTCTGTCAGGTTTCCATACTTATCTTGTGGCCTCCAATCTCACAACCAACGAAGAT ATCAAAGGCTCTTGGTCCAGTAAAAGAGGAGAAGAATCAGGGAATCCATACACCTATAACAACATCTTCACAAACTGCTGTGTGGTGCTTTGTGGGCCGATGCAACCCAG CTTGATTGACAGAAGAGGCTTTTTACCTCCAGATGACGCACCTCCTATTGTGACCTCTGACACTGAGCTCCCTTATTTCATGGCTAAGAAGGACACAAATATG TGCACACAGGGCACAAAGGAGCTTTTAGAATCCGTGGCACACTCTGCAGTGATCCAGAGCACCTGCACTCCGGGTACACCTAAAACCACCCCAGTCACCCAAGAGAGTCTACCAAGTACCTTCTCTATCACTGTCTCTCCCTCCAGCAAGTCTCCTTCTGCTGGCTGCTCAATTGATGTTCCCTGCTCCCAGAGAGGGAACAAACAGGCCGCTCTTCACAACCATAAAACCATGTTGCGTGTATCCAGCCCTCCCTTCTCTCTTGGCCACAGTCCGATCATTCTTAGTGATGCTCCCGACATGGGCTTTATCCCACTTAACTGA
- the LOC128031147 gene encoding palmitoyltransferase ZDHHC18-A isoform X1 — MKNCEYRQIDLRALTTSTTRTSTDKTLQRVRRKWEVFPGKNRFYCDGRIMLARQCGVLPLTIVLIFMTSGLFFRFDCPFLVHHLTVFIPVIGGVLFLFVVITLLQTSLTDPGILPRALPDEAADIEKQIDNSRSSTYRPPPRTKEILINDQVVKLKYCFTCKMFRPPRTSHCSLCDNCVERFDHHCPWVGNCVGKRNYRFFYAFIVSLSFLTSFIFGCVITHLTLIRSEVGLFSYQLLSSTGSQRVNGIIQAIKESPASVVELVICFFSIWSILGLSGFHTYLVASNLTTNEDIKGSWSSKRGEESGNPYTYNNIFTNCCVVLCGPMQPSLIDRRGFLPPDDAPPIVTSDTELPYFMAKKDTNMCTQGTKELLESVAHSAVIQSTCTPGTPKTTPVTQESLPSTFSITVSPSSKSPSAGCSIDVPCSQRGNKQAALHNHKTMLRVSSPPFSLGHSPIILSDAPDMGFIPLN; from the exons atgaaaaactgtgAGTATCGACAAATAGACCTACGAGCGCTCACAACATCGACCACCCGGACCTCCACCGACAAAACCTTGCAGCGTGTACGGAGGAAATGGGAGGTTTTCCCTGGAAAAAACCGCTTCTACTGTGATGGGCGTATTATGTTGGCCAGGCAGTGTGGTGTGCTCCCGCTGACCATCGTCCTTATTTTCATGACCAGTGGCCTTTTCTTCAGATTTGA TTGCCCCTTTCTGGTGCATCACCTCACGGTCTTCATTCCAGTTATTGGTGgggtgttatttttatttgtcgtCATCACCCTCCTTCAAACCAGTTTGACAGACCCAGGGATTTTACCCAGGGCTTTGCCGGATGAGGCTGCAGACATTGAGAAGCAGATTG ATAATTCTAGATCTTCAACATACCGTCCACCTCCCCGCACTAAGGAGATCCTAATAAATGACCAGGTGGTCAAGCTTAAATACTGCTTCACATGCAAGATGTTTCGTCCGCCTCGGACATCCCATTGCAGCCTGTGTGACAACTGTGTTG AGCGGTTCGACCATCATTGTCCTTGGGTGGGGAACTGTGTTGGGAAGAGAAACTATCGTTTTTTTTACGCATTCATAGTGTCACTATCCTTTCTGACCTCCTTTATCTTTGGCTGTGTGATTACTCACCTCACATTAA tcaggTCTGAAGTAGGTTTGTTCTCTTATCAGTTACTCTCATCAACAGGATCACAAAGAGTTAATGGTATCATCCAGGCAATAAAGGAGAGCCCGGCCAG TGTTGTCGAGCTAGTCatttgttttttctccatctgGTCCATTCTGGGTCTGTCAGGTTTCCATACTTATCTTGTGGCCTCCAATCTCACAACCAACGAAGAT ATCAAAGGCTCTTGGTCCAGTAAAAGAGGAGAAGAATCAGGGAATCCATACACCTATAACAACATCTTCACAAACTGCTGTGTGGTGCTTTGTGGGCCGATGCAACCCAG CTTGATTGACAGAAGAGGCTTTTTACCTCCAGATGACGCACCTCCTATTGTGACCTCTGACACTGAGCTCCCTTATTTCATGGCTAAGAAGGACACAAATATG TGCACACAGGGCACAAAGGAGCTTTTAGAATCCGTGGCACACTCTGCAGTGATCCAGAGCACCTGCACTCCGGGTACACCTAAAACCACCCCAGTCACCCAAGAGAGTCTACCAAGTACCTTCTCTATCACTGTCTCTCCCTCCAGCAAGTCTCCTTCTGCTGGCTGCTCAATTGATGTTCCCTGCTCCCAGAGAGGGAACAAACAGGCCGCTCTTCACAACCATAAAACCATGTTGCGTGTATCCAGCCCTCCCTTCTCTCTTGGCCACAGTCCGATCATTCTTAGTGATGCTCCCGACATGGGCTTTATCCCACTTAACTGA
- the LOC128031147 gene encoding palmitoyltransferase ZDHHC18-A isoform X3, with protein sequence MKNCEYRQIDLRALTTSTTRTSTDKTLQRVRRKWEVFPGKNRFYCDGRIMLARQCGVLPLTIVLIFMTSGLFFRFDCPFLVHHLTVFIPVIGGVLFLFVVITLLQTSLTDPGILPRALPDEAADIEKQIDNSRSSTYRPPPRTKEILINDQVVKLKYCFTCKMFRPPRTSHCSLCDNCVERFDHHCPWVGNCVGKRNYRFFYAFIVSLSFLTSFIFGCVITHLTLIRSEVGLFSYQLLSSTGSQRVNGIIQAIKESPASVVELVICFFSIWSILGLSGFHTYLVASNLTTNEDIKGSWSSKRGEESGNPYTYNNIFTNCCVVLCGPMQPSLIDRRGFLPPDDAPPIVTSDTELPYFMAKKDTNMEENCQEFAHSCTA encoded by the exons atgaaaaactgtgAGTATCGACAAATAGACCTACGAGCGCTCACAACATCGACCACCCGGACCTCCACCGACAAAACCTTGCAGCGTGTACGGAGGAAATGGGAGGTTTTCCCTGGAAAAAACCGCTTCTACTGTGATGGGCGTATTATGTTGGCCAGGCAGTGTGGTGTGCTCCCGCTGACCATCGTCCTTATTTTCATGACCAGTGGCCTTTTCTTCAGATTTGA TTGCCCCTTTCTGGTGCATCACCTCACGGTCTTCATTCCAGTTATTGGTGgggtgttatttttatttgtcgtCATCACCCTCCTTCAAACCAGTTTGACAGACCCAGGGATTTTACCCAGGGCTTTGCCGGATGAGGCTGCAGACATTGAGAAGCAGATTG ATAATTCTAGATCTTCAACATACCGTCCACCTCCCCGCACTAAGGAGATCCTAATAAATGACCAGGTGGTCAAGCTTAAATACTGCTTCACATGCAAGATGTTTCGTCCGCCTCGGACATCCCATTGCAGCCTGTGTGACAACTGTGTTG AGCGGTTCGACCATCATTGTCCTTGGGTGGGGAACTGTGTTGGGAAGAGAAACTATCGTTTTTTTTACGCATTCATAGTGTCACTATCCTTTCTGACCTCCTTTATCTTTGGCTGTGTGATTACTCACCTCACATTAA tcaggTCTGAAGTAGGTTTGTTCTCTTATCAGTTACTCTCATCAACAGGATCACAAAGAGTTAATGGTATCATCCAGGCAATAAAGGAGAGCCCGGCCAG TGTTGTCGAGCTAGTCatttgttttttctccatctgGTCCATTCTGGGTCTGTCAGGTTTCCATACTTATCTTGTGGCCTCCAATCTCACAACCAACGAAGAT ATCAAAGGCTCTTGGTCCAGTAAAAGAGGAGAAGAATCAGGGAATCCATACACCTATAACAACATCTTCACAAACTGCTGTGTGGTGCTTTGTGGGCCGATGCAACCCAG CTTGATTGACAGAAGAGGCTTTTTACCTCCAGATGACGCACCTCCTATTGTGACCTCTGACACTGAGCTCCCTTATTTCATGGCTAAGAAGGACACAAATATG GAGGAGAACTGTCAGGAGTTTGCTCACTCCTGCACTGCCTGA
- the LOC128030524 gene encoding GPI mannosyltransferase 2 → MSTLNSCLNEDAWTVVRFATFTRLLSLFLQAVLNAVIPDHVADAFSPPRSETPLLLDPVIEALFGGLSHWDAEHFLFIAEHGYLYEHNFAFFPLFPLILRFLAATVLWPLCGFLTLHGRLILAVVIGNSVLFILSALVLYRLSRLVLQDSKLAHVAALMYCLTPANVFMVAGYSETLFAVLTFAGLWLLETRFTLRACLLLGFATGDRANGLVNAGFLLYLTLQWSLARARALSKGAGGFQYRHYAWELIHFAHTGAFYAALVALPFCLFQFYGYQTFCHPTATQVPPVLLNLARDKGYRVADAASPTPNWCQWWIPVLYSYIQDVYWDVGFLRYFQWKQIPNFIFAMPVAILGFIASYMYIMANPVFCLYLGLGDSGKDRQMHGFCNPRVFVYIVHSSILLLIGIFCMHVQVLTRFLASSSPVLYWISAHLLFQYEPLLQDEKLFRPDQIKPQTDNKPGLNLAGMWGNNQVVYILMHWQTCSIYTRCIVGYFISYWFLGLALHCNFLPWT, encoded by the exons ATGTCGACTTTAAACAGTTGTTTAAATGAAGACGCGTGGACAGTTGTACGGTTTGCGACGTTCACGCGGCTGCTTTCCCTTTTTCTACAG GCTGTGCTCAATGCAGTGATTCCAGACCACGTGGCAGATGCCTTCAGCCCTCCACGATCAGAGACCCCTCTCCTGCTCGACCCTGTCATCGAAGCATTATTTGGTGGACTTAGTCACTGGGATGCAGAACATTTCCTCTTTATTGCAGAGCATGGTTACTTGTATGAACACAACTTTGCATTCTTTCCTTTGTTTCCTCTCATCCTGCGATTCCTGGCAGCCACTGTCCTGTGGCCTTTGTGTGGATTTCTCACATTGCATGGCCGTTTAATTTTAGCTGTGGTTATAGGGAATAGCGTTCTCTTTATCCTAAGTGCCTTGGTACTATACAGACTGAGTCGTTTGGTGCTGCAAGACAGTAAACTTGCCCATGTTGCGGCCTTAATGTACTGTCTGACACCAGCTAATGTTTTTATGGTAGCAGGCTACTCAGAGACTCTCTTTGCAGTGCTAACCTTTGCAGGCCTCTGGCTACTAGAGACAAGATTCACACTTAGAGCTTGTCTTCTGCTTGGGTTTGCTACTGGTGATCGTGCCAATGGACTCGTGAATGCTGGGTTTTTGCTGTATCTCACTTTGCAATGGAGTCTTGCCCGTGCAAGGGCTCTTAGCAAAGGAGCAGGGGGCTTTCAGTATCGTCACTATGCCTGGGAACTTATTCATTTTGCTCACACAGGAGCATTTTATGCAGCTTTAGTGGCACtgcctttttgtttgtttcagttcTATGGCTACCAAACATTTTGTCATCCGACTGCAACTCAAGTTCCTCCTGTGCTGCTTAATCTGGCCCGGGACAAAGGATACCGTGTGGCTGATGCAGCATCTCCAACACCAAATTGGTGCCAGTGGTGGATTCCAGTTTTGTACTCGTACATACAAGATGTTTATTGGGATGTGGGCTTCCTGCGATACTTTCAGTGGAAGCAGATACCCAACTTTATCTTTGCAATGCCTGTTGCGATTCTTGGATTCATAGCTTCATATATGTACATAATGGCTAACCCAGTGTTTTGTTTGTATTTGGGTTTGGGGGATAGTGGAAAAGACAGACAAATGCATGGTTTCTGTAACCCAAGAGTCTTTGTTTACATTGTGCACAGTTCCATCCTGCTTCTAATTGGAATATTCTGCATGCATGTGCAG GTGTTGACACGCTTTCTTGCTTCATCCTCACCTGTTCTCTACTGGATCAGTGCCCATCTGCTTTTTCAGTATGAACCTCTGCTGCAAGATGAAAAGCTATTCAGACCAGACCAAATAAAACCGCAAACGGATAACAAACCTGGCTTAAATTTAGCCGGGATGTGGGGGAATAATCAAGTTGTTTACATCTTGATGCACTGGCAGACTTGCTCCATTTATACACGATGCATCGTGGGCTATTTCATATCATATTGGTTTTTAGGTCTGGCTTTGCATTGTAACTTCCTTCCCTGGACGTGA